AAACTTAATTAGTCAATCTTTTTaatgttatcattttattttattttggaaagaaCAAGCTACTTTAATCTTTAAAGCTAAGCCTATTGATGCATCCCACTCTTGATCTTCAGCTAGTATTAAAATTACTACTATCTAGCTAGCTAGATGCCGaaacaagtaaaagaaaagaagaaaaattactCATATGGCTTGTTGGAATAATTAATATTGCTTTGAATTTGGAAATTGGTATACCATTGTGTAATTGTGAAACTAGCAGCAGACGTCAACtttaacaaacaaaatgggCAGATAATACTTGTTGTTTTGggccttatatatatatatatatatatatactttggtTACATAGTCGGTGTTCGGTATAGGCTAGGGctcaattaaatttaaatcCGTGCATAACATGACATATTTGTAGGAGTTACACTctcaacatgatttttttttattctcaaAAATTCAAACCCGAACCTGCTAATTAAAGTTGAAAACATCATAACAATCACCCCACAATATGTCTTTTTGGCCATTATACTGATCACCCACAAATTGAAGGTAGTATTAATTATTCTCTCTATATTTAAGGGTTTGGTTGCTTCAAGTAAAAAAAACTTGTGTATTTTTTATGCTATAGGAGTCTTCGTAAAGCTGACTATACTTAATACGGTTATAGTCTTCAACTTGCACGTAAATACTTATATGTATCAGGTATTTCTATGGTTATATTAAATCGATAAatatatgttttcatatagaTTTCTAGCACttaatcaaaattaattaattaacccAAACTTGCATTTCCGTTAATTCTTATTCAAACCGTTTTACTTAACGGTTAATAGACATTTCATCTAAAATCTTAAATTGCTAGTACCTATATTAcataatttatttctttatttgctTCTCGAACTCTAACCAAATCTAACTAACTTAGGTCAAAATCTAACAGCCAAAGCTACACATTATTCCAATGGGGCATCATACTATTATTTAAAACTTAAAAGTAATGCAAATCAAGTCAAATGTCTAAGGTAAGTAAAGGAACAGTAGAGGAGAATTGCTAAAAAAAAAGTCATCAGTCCAAAAAATCGCTCACATTCTGCAAAACATTAGTTCAACTTCTCACCAACTCCTTTAATGTTAGAATTATAATTTTCactcatataattcaaaatataattaaataaacataagaagatagaagatttaatatatactatatatataaataaaaaataagtaacatTTATCTTGCTTACCGCTAACTACGCCTCGGCTCATATTGTGTAAAATTCTACACAATTTATATATCTTAATTCGGCAAAtattgatttatatatatttgccTATTTGGTGTTTACTTCAAATCAATAATGGAATGATATGCCCAATGTATACTCTTCTATTTTCTGACCATTATTGATTAATGTACATGTTCATCTCAATTATTACGTGACCATATGTTGATAAGTTTTTACCTTTTAATTTGTTATACTAGATAATTTCTCCGTCTCAATTTCTtcgaaattattttattaaatatttataaaaaataatatatttttgtatttgtaaataattggatatttttttaaaaattattatcgCACAAATGTTACGTCATGTTTAAAATGGCATGTTGTTAAaagttttcatttatttttaaaatttgatgtcTACTCAAGTTATACTCTCCTATCCCAATTTATATAAAGATATTTGACCGGGCATGGAATTTCATAATGAAAGGGAAGACTTTTGAAATTCTAGTGTAAATTATGTTACGGATATTTGTctgataataaaatcatttcattaagagtAACATTAAAAAATTGAAGTTAAATTGTTACAAATATTCGTTCTTGTCTTAATTTATATAACATTGTTTAAATTCATACatcatttaaggaaaatataaagatttttaaaaCTTGTAATCTACGACAAACCTCAGATATTTTTACTCCACAAATCATTTTACGAAGAACAATATAGAAATTGAAAAGTTaagctattttttttatataacaaAAAATGTCATTCTTTTTGATATAGATTACGAAAAAAAGATGTCATGTGATTGACACAGTACACACAGAAAAACATTATTGTTTTTGAAATTGactaaaaacaaaattatattACATATATTATGATGGAAGACTACCAAACATAAAATTGGAATAAAGAGAGTAATTTATCTTAGTAAGTATTATTTAGatcactaatttttttttatttaaaaaatacattttttaaatgaaaaaagtattcacaatcacattttttttttttttgtatatatgcCTGACAAATCCGTGAAGCTCAACTTACAAAACAATGGAGTTTCCAATTAGCCCTCTCACACACATTCCTGtaaattctctctctctctctctctctttttatttttttcgacattttctcattttaattgaattaattTCTTCTGATTAGGCATTTCGCCGAGTTTTACTACTCGCCGTGGTGATTCTAACGGCTTTAGGTAACGTTCACGGACGTCATAAAGTACAGAAATGGGAAACCGTCGAGTATTCCGCCATAAGTTGCAGAGCACACACCGCATCGTTGACGGATTTCGGTGGAATCGGCGATGGAACGACGTTGAATACTGACGCTTTTCGAAAGGCCGTTGATCATCTGAGTCAGTTTCAATCGGATGGAGGTTCGATGCTGTATGTACCCGCCGGAAAATGGCTGACGGGAAGTTTCAATTTGACGAGCCATTTTACTCTGTATCTCGATAAAGACGCCGTTCTTCTCGCCTCTCAGGTAACGTTTTGTTCATTCGCCGATTCCTTATTTTTGAATTGACGTAATCCATAAatatatactttaatttgatatcaTCTATGTGGTTTAACTTTGGATGTGCAAGCAATTCACATCCTACATAAAATGCTACTTGTTTAACTTGATATAAGTTATTTAAGTACTTAATTGTGCTAATCTAAAATTGAAGAACATACCTATCAAATAAAATCAagttaaatttttgaatttgttATCAATTTTCGAACTGCGTGAATTTTTCTTCACCTATAGATAAAACTCTTTATGcatttctgtttttttttgttcttcaattGCATCAATCCTAAAATGAATAATGTTAACACTAGGATGGTACATAAAGTATGATCTGTCCaatctttttaaatttgaacGGATTCATTTTCCACCTATTTAGCAACTAAGCTATTTTCACCCGACTCATCTAAATATTGAGCTGATTTGGACCAAGTGTATAGTCTAAATTGACACATGAAATTCATTGTAAAAGTATttaaatctaatttttttatttgatatgttatatagagctatatacaaaaagaaaaaaaaataatgtattaattttatttgataattaaGCAAATTACGaggaaacaaacaaacaaaaacttAATTAGAATTGAACGAAATTAATCATGAGATATTGTTTAGCTTATATGATCCAACATGTTTCAGTTCAAATAACATACTAAATGTAATTATTTGACAACATGTTGAATATAGCTAGGTGTTCAACAAATAAGTCTCATATGAATTTAATATTTGCACCTTATTTTCCGGTCCGTGATTAAATGCAACCCACTGAGAACAGTACAAAAGTTCCCCTACTTTAGTGGTGAGAAtatcttttaattaaataagtcCAAATCCACGATAACACTAAATAATTGTGccccaaaattaaaaaaaatcaagcagTGGAGCTTAGTAGcttggtataaaaataataataaggcaTTCCCATTTGAATAaagtatataaagaataaaagaaaagaaaagccttagtatttaattagttttacttttcttctttgcaattaatttagaatatatatatggttGCATACTTGCATTGTTAGATTATATGGAGCGGCATAGTTAATTAAATTTCAGATAATCACCTTAACTAGCTTACAATTGAGGGATTATTGTAATTGTATGGTACGAATGTCAATTGACATTTAAATTATCATCTAGCAATCAAGAATCATGagattcaaatttgaattccaactaaatataaatattaaataattctttcttattttatccAAGCCTTGATGCATATAATTACTTGATACTTGTAATGACAGAACCCATTGAATTAATCGAAATAAGTGCGGACTATAGCAAACCAGTTTCAGGACGTTAAAAAGTTACATCCACTTATCACAAGGAATAGCTAGTTTTTATCCGATTATGCTGATGTAATATCTGAGTAtactttttgtatttttagaGTTATTCATCATGTGAACTCATTTTGTCCTTTTTTCTATAACCTGAGGATCACATTACAAGCTATCATATGGGGTCTTTCAGTGTAATGTTGGTAgcatctctctctttttttaaaaaaaaatctttaaaatttaCTTGATATCTTTTTTATGACAAAGGAACATGCAATCGTTATCCTTCAAATGCACATAGAGTAAACCTCGCTCCAATATAATGGCCTACAAATCATACAAAACAGGTAAACCGCACTAGACGAGCTCGACCGAAAAATTACGCAAGAGGTTTTGTACCTAACGCCTCCCATTTAGAAGATCCCTGCTCAATCAACTCGGTCACTCTTAAGGGTTAATAGAAGataataatatacatgaaaATGATTTAGATGTACATAAGTTGGTCCAAACACCACAATGAAAATATGAACCAACTCGACCACCTTTATTCTGCTCTCTCACTGGTTTCCTATTGTTTATTAGGATGAAAATGATTATCCGGTGATTGCACCATTACCGTCCTACGGCCGAGGAAGGGATACAGACGGTGGTAGATTCATTAGTCTTATTTTTGGAACCAACCTCACTGATGTTGTCATCACAGGTACTCTTGTGATGTCTTATTTTATGTCACTGTTACATTTTTAGTTAAAAATCTTATGTTTGAATTCACATCGAAAATTCGAATATTTGTCGCTGATAAGCTAAATCTAACACATTTTTTAAGCACAGAGGGAGCATTATAGAAACTAAGATGAACGACTCTAACTCTGTTTAGTAAAAGAACCCTCTTTTTGTTTCTCTTTTAGACCACAGTCTAAAGATCTCTTATAGCAAACTGaattttttataagaaaatGTTAGATGATGGTCCAAAATTTTGTAAGTTATTGCAAATGAAAGACCTGAGTCTGACGTTGTCCGGAAGGATAATTTCTAGTAGCGGTTCTTTTTCTTCCTAAATCATGTAATATTTCTTTGACATTCACTCAGGTGAAAATGGAACCATTGATGGTCAAGGGCAGCTATGGTGGGACAAGTTCCACAATGGAGAACTAAATTTTACAAGGCCTTATTTGATAGAAATCATGTTCTCTGATAATATTCAAATCTCCAGTCTTACTTTGGTTAATTCTCCTTCATGGAATGTTCATCCTGTATATTGCAGGTAATCAAATTAATCTTGATTTCCAATAGTTCAATATTTAATTACTTCTAATTCAATAACAACTGAAGCAAAAAGCTCAATTTCTTTGTGAAATGCAGCAACATTATCATCCAAGGCATCACTATCCTTGCACCAGTCAGATCTCCAAATACTGATGGAATTAACCCCGGTACTCTTCCGTTAGTGTTTAAGTATGATGATTATATGAAATGAGCGCAAATGAAGAAGTTGAGATTCATACAACCAACCTAATAGTATATAAAAGTCTTATTGTATACTTTTGCCACTCTGGTCTTTTGATTAGCATGAAGTTGTTTTTGATTAAACTGAGACTTACTTGCAGATTCTTGCATAAATACTAGAATAGAAGACTGTTACATTGTCTCCGGAGACGATTGTATTGCTGTTAAGAGTGGCTGGGACGAGTATGGAGTCGCCTTTGGGATGCCAACAAAGCAGCTCGCTATAAGGCGAATCACCTGCATTTCTCCAACCAGTGCAACAATTGCATTAGGCAGTGAGATGTCAGGAGGAATTCAAGATGTAAGAGCAGAAGACATTGTAGCTATCGATACAGAATCAGCAGTTCGAATCAAGACAGCAGTAGGAAGAGGCGGATACGT
The genomic region above belongs to Solanum dulcamara chromosome 5, daSolDulc1.2, whole genome shotgun sequence and contains:
- the LOC129890092 gene encoding probable polygalacturonase codes for the protein MEFPISPLTHIPAFRRVLLLAVVILTALGNVHGRHKVQKWETVEYSAISCRAHTASLTDFGGIGDGTTLNTDAFRKAVDHLSQFQSDGGSMLYVPAGKWLTGSFNLTSHFTLYLDKDAVLLASQDENDYPVIAPLPSYGRGRDTDGGRFISLIFGTNLTDVVITGENGTIDGQGQLWWDKFHNGELNFTRPYLIEIMFSDNIQISSLTLVNSPSWNVHPVYCSNIIIQGITILAPVRSPNTDGINPDSCINTRIEDCYIVSGDDCIAVKSGWDEYGVAFGMPTKQLAIRRITCISPTSATIALGSEMSGGIQDVRAEDIVAIDTESAVRIKTAVGRGGYVKDIYVKGVTMKTMKYVFWMTGDYGSHPDNNYDPNALPVIENINYRDMVAENVTIAAKLAGISGDPFTGICISNVTIEMAPKAKKVFWNCTDISGISSGVVPQPCDLLPDQGAEYASPCNFPTENLPIDDMEIQTCSCRKKIYY